The DNA window CGCCTATGCCGACCGCGTCGCCCGCCGCTTCGCGACCGATCATCGCACCCGCATCGTATCGCCCGACGACTATGGCCTTATCGACACGCTCGCTTTCCATTTCGACGAGCCGTTCGCGGACGCCTCCGCATTGCCGACCTACCGGGTGTGCGAACTGGCACGCGAAGAGGTGACCGTCGCGCTGTCGGGCGACGGCGCGGACGAGGCGTTTGCAGGATACCGCCGCCACCGCTTCCAGTTGCAGGGGGAGCGGGTGCGTGGTCTGCTGCCCGCATCGGTGCGCCAGCCCTTGTTCGGAACGCTCGGCCGCTGGTATCCCAAGGCAGACTGGGCGCCGCGCGCGCTGCGGGCCAAATCGACTTTCCTCGAACTGGCGGGGGAGGGCGGCGAAGCCTATGCCGCATCGGTGGGCGTCACGCCCCACACTCTCCGGCGTCAGCTTTTCAGTCAGGATATGCGCAGCCGGCTGGGCGCCTATCGCGCCGAAGACCGTTATGTGAAGGCGATGGCGGATGCGCCCGCGCGCGATGCGCTGGACCGGGCGCAATATGCTGACCTGCGCATCTGGCTGCCCGCTGACATCCTGACCAAGACCGACCGCATGAGCATGGCCGTCAGTCTGGAAGCGCGCGAACCTCTGCTCGACTATCGCCTCGTCGAATTCGCCGCCCGCCTTCCGGTCGCCCAGCGCATTCGCGGTAACAGCGGCAAATATCTGATGAAGAAGGCGATGGAGCCGTTCCTGCCGCAGGACATCCTCTACCGGCAGAAAATGGGCTTCGTGACGCCCATCAGCGCATGGTTCCGCGGCGCTCTGGCCGGGGAAGCGACTGCCATCGCGGGCGGCTCTGCCTTGGCTCGAACCGAATGGTTCGATGCGCGGATGCTCGGCAAGGTCGCCGCCGACCATCGCGCGGGCGTGTCCGATCATGGTCGGCTGCTGTGGCAGTTGCTGATGCTGGACAAGGCGCTGACCCGCCTGTTCGCCGCATGACCTCACCCTTGCAACCGATGCCGGGCAGTGCCAACGGGCGCGGCATGACTGACCGGAAAAGGACGACCGTCTCCAAGGAAATGGTGCGCCTGCGCCTCTATGTCCTGTGCCTTGCGGGGGACATGGCGGGGCTTTTCTGCGCGTTCCTTGCCGCCAACTGGTTCGTGCTTGGTGCGCTCTGGGGCGAGCCGGGCAAGCCCCACGGACTCGTCATGTTCGCGATGATCGCGCCGCTTTATGCCCTGCTCGGCATCAAGGGCGGCGCTTATGGGATCGCCACCATCGAGCGGGTGCGGCGCGGCATATCGCGCGCGCTCTGGGCGCTGGTGCAGGCGGCGCTGCTGATGCTGCTGATCGTCTATCTCGGCAAGATCGCCGAGCAACTGTCGCGTCTGACCTTCGTCACCGGCCTTGTGCTGGGCGGCGGCGCGCTGGCGGCGGTGCGGCTGGCGGTGGCGCGGATCGCCGTGCGGACGCTGGGCGAAGTGCCGCACCTGACTGCCGTCATCCTCGATGGCGTCAGCATCGACGCCGGACCGCATGTCGATATGATTGAGGCGCAGGCGGCGGGGCTGCATCCTGAACGGCACGACGCGGACATGGCGGCGCGGCTGGCGGCGGCGGCTGGCACGGCGGAGCGCGTGATCGTCGCCTGCCCGCTGGAACGCATGGACGACTGGTCGGCGGCCCTGAAGTCGCTGTCGGCGCGAGGGGAGATCGTCGTGCCCGAACTGCTGCGCTTCGCCCCGGCGCGGGTCGACCAGTTTGGCGGGCAACCCACGATCATCGTCGCGGGCGGTCCGCTGATGTTCCGCGACCGGCTCATCAAGCGGCTGTTCGACCTGCTGCTGGCGAGCATCGCGACGGTCCTCCTGTCGCCGATCCTGATCGCCGCTGCGCTGGCGATCAAGCTGACCAGCCCCGGCCCGATTCTCTTCCGCCAGCCCCGTATCGGCAAGGATGCACGGCCCTTTTCCATCTACAAGTTCCGTTCGATGCGCGCGGAGATGAGCGATCACAAGGCGGCGACGCTGACGAAGCGCGACGATGACCGGGTGACGCCGGTTGGGGCGTTCCTGCGCCGGAGCAGCATCGACGAACTGCCGCAGCTCTTCAATGTGCTGCTCGGTGACATGAGCATCGTCGGCCCGCGCCCCCATGCCGCGGCCGCCAAAGCCGGGGACAGCCTTTATTGGGAAGTCGATGCGCGATACTGGGCGCGGCATTGCATCAAACCGGGCATGACCGGCCTCGCGCAGGTGCGCGGGCATCGGGGCGCGACAGATCATCATCAGGATCTGATCGACCGGCTCCAGTCAGACCTCGAATATGTGAGCGACTGGTCGATCTGGCGCGACCTGCGCATCATCGTGGCGACGCTGGGCGTCCTGTTCCACCACAAGGCCTATTGAAGCGGGGCTTCACTGCCCCTTCACATAGACCCGCTTGCCGCCGATCCAAGTTTCCAGCACCTGCGTCTGGCGGATGTCCGCCGCAGAAGCAGCCGAAATGTCCCGGTCGATCAGGACGAAGTCGGCGCGCTGGCCGGGCTGGAGACTGCCGAACCTCTTTTCAGCAAAGCCCGCATAGGCCGCCTGCCGCGTAAAGCCATCGAGCGCCGCTTCGAAGCCGATCCGCTGGTCGGGCATCCATCCGCCCACCGGCTGCCCCTGCGAGTCTTCGCGGCTCATCGCGACGGCGATCCCGGCGAAGGGGTTGGGGCTTTCGACCGGCACGTCCGATCCGAACGCAAGCGGCACGCCATTGTCGAGCATCGTCTTCCACGCATAAGCGCCCTTCAGCCGGGCTTCGCCCAGACGCGCGGTCGCCATGCGCCAGTCGGACGCTTCATGCACCGGCTGCATGGAGGCGACGACCCCCAGCGGCTTGAAGCGGGGCAGGTCGGCAGGGTCGATAATCTGCGCATGTTCGATGCGCCAGCGCCGGTCGCCCTTGTAAGTGTCGTTCAGTTCCTCGACCGCGTTCAGCACCTCGCGGTTGGCGGCGTCGCCGATAGCGTGGACGGCGACCTGAAAATTGTCCATCGCCGCCCGGCTCATGATATTGCGGAGCTGTGTGTCGGAAATCATCGGCAGGCCGCGCTGGCCGGGCGCATCGGCATAGTCCGCGCGCAGCCACGCCCCGCGCGACCCGAGTGCGCCGTCGAGCAGCAGCTTGATCCCGCCCATGCGCAGATGGTCGTCATAGAGCCACGGCGTCGGCTCCGGCCCGGCGATCATCACCATATTGTCGAGGCCCATGGCGTAGGACATGATCCGCACGCGCAGGGCGCCGCGGTCGGCGGAACGGCGGAACGCCTGCCAGTCCTCTATGCTGGTGCCCATGTCGGCGATACTGGTGATGCCGACCGCCAGCAGCGCGCGCTGCGCCTTTTCGAGCGCGATGTCCCGGTCCTTGGGCGCGGGCGGCGGGACGATGCGCTGGATGAGATCCATCGCTTTGTCGACGAAGACTCCGGCAGGCTGGCCCGCCGCCATTTCTATCCGGCCCCCGGTCGGCGATTTGGTCGATGCGGTCACGCCTGACGCACGGATCGCGGCGCTGTTGGCCCAGCCCGCATGGCCGTCCACCCGCTCCAGCCAGACCGGCGTCGCGTTTTCGGCGGCATCGAGTTCAGCGGCAGTGGGGAAACGGCCGAGACCCCATTTTTCCTGATTCCACCCCGTCCCGATCACCCATTTGAGGCCCGGATTCGCCTGAACATAGGTGCGGATCTTCGCCTGCGCTTCGGTGAGCGATTTCGTATCCGACAGGTCCAGCGTCACGAGCGAAAGGCCATAGCCCATCACATGCCCGTGCCCGTCGATGAGGCCGGGGATCAGCGTCCTGCCGCCCGCATCCAGCTTGAACGCCGGACCTTTGGGGCGTTCGGGCCAGGGCTGGCCGCGCTTGGGCTTTTTGGGCTTATATTCCGGTTCCTGATAGCGGCCCTGCACGAGCTTCTCGACCTTGCCATCGTCGTCGATGACGAGCGCGCCGAACCGCACGATCCTGCCGCCGGAGTCCAGCGCGATGCCGTTCACATTGTCGATAACGCCCGATGCCAGCGCGGGGAAGGGCAGGGCGAGCGCGGCGAGGGCCGTGAAGAGGCGCGCCTTCATACGCGGGTGATCCGCCGGACGAGCGAACTCGTGTCCTGACGGTTGCCGCCCATCGCCTGAACGTCGGCGTAGAATTGATCGACCATCGCCGTCACCGGCAGGGTGGCGCCGTTTGCCCGCGCTTCCTCCAGCGCGAGCCCCAGATCCTTGCGCATCCAGTCGATCGCAAAGCCGAAATCGAAACTGTCCTGCGCCATCGTCTTCCACCGGTTCTCCATCTGCCAGCTTTGCGCGGCCCCGCCCGAGATCGCTTCGAACACCCGATCCAGATCCAGATCGGCGGCCTGCGCGAAGCGCAGCGCTTCGGACAGGCCTTGGAGAACGCCGCCGATGCAGATCTGGTTCACCATCTTTGTCGTCTGACCCGCGCCCGCGCCGCCGACATGGACGATGCGCGCGGCATAGGCCTGCATGACGATCCGCGCAGCGGCTACGGCGGCGTCGCTGCCCCCGCACATGATCGACAGGCGGCCATTTTCCGCGCCCGCCTGACCACCCGACACAGGCGCGTCCACCGTATGAACGCCGCGGCTTTCGCCCTCCACGAAAAGCTGGCGGGCGATGCGCGCGGACACGGTGGTATGGTCGATGAAAAGGCTGCCTTCCCGCATGGACCGGAATGCGCCTTCGCGGCCCAGCGTGATCTGCGACAGGTCATCGTCGTTGCCGACGCAGCTTATGACGATGTCCGCACCCTCCGCCGCCTTCGCCGGGCTGATCGCGACTTCGCCGCCATAGGCTTCCGCCCAGACCTTCGCCTTGCCGATGGACCGGTTGTAGACGGTGAGGCGATGACCCGCCTGCGCCAGATGCCCCGCCATCGGGCCGCCCATGACGCCCAGGCCGATAAACGCGATGTTAGCCATATGCCTCGTGCATTTGATGCGTGCGCCCCTGCCATACGGAGAGTTTTCCGACAGTGCCAGTTCCTTCGCGGGCAATTTTCGGTTAGGGGCGGCGCATGAATACGCTTGCCCGGATCGAAAGCGCCCTGCCGCTGCCCATCACCGTCGATGACATCCTTGCCGCGCGCACCCGCATCGCGGGCGCCATCGTCAAGACGCCGACGCTGATTAGCCAGACGCTTTCGGACATGCTGGGCTGCAAGGTTTACCTGAAGTTCGAGAATCTCCAGTTCACCGCCGCCTACAAGGAGCGCGGCGCGCTCAACCGTCTTCTGCAACTCGACGAGGCGTCGAAGACAAAGGGCGTGATTGCGGCGTCGGCGGGCAACCATGCGCAGGGTCTTGCCTATCATGGCAAGCGTCTCGGCGTGCCGGTCACCATCGTCATGCCGACGACGACCCCGATCGTTAAGGTGACGCAGACGCGCGGCCATGGCGCGACGGTGGTGCAATATGGCGAGAAGTTCGACGACGCCTACGCCTATGCCCGCAAACTGGAGGTAGAGCAGGGGCTGACCTTCATTCACCCCTTCGACGAACCGGACATCATGGCGGGGCAGGGCACCGTTGCGCTCGAAATGCTGGAGGATGCGCCGGAAATCGACACGCTGGTGATCCCCATCGGCGGTGGCGGCCTGTTTTCCGGCATGGCGACGGCGGCCCGAGCGATGAAGCCCGACATTCAGGTGATGGGCGTGCAGGCGGAACTCTATCCGTCGATGTATAACTACATCAAGGGCGACGAGTTGGCCTGCGACGGCGATACGCTCGCCGAGGGCATCGCCGTCAAGCAGCCGGGCGAGATCACGCGCCGCGTCGTCGAACGGCTGGCGGACGATGTGCTGCTGGTGACGGAACGGACGCTGGAGGAAGCGGTCAGCCTGCTGCTCCAGATCGAAAAGACCGTCGTCGAGGGAGCGGGGGCGGCGGGTCTCGCGGCGCTGCTCACCCATCGGGATCGATTCGTGGGCCGCCATGTCGGGCTGGTGCTGACGGGCGG is part of the Sphingobium amiense genome and encodes:
- a CDS encoding XrtA/PEP-CTERM system amidotransferase, whose product is MCGIAGIFHLETAKPVDPARVRAMLDAMPHRGPDGSGIWTAPGVGIGHLRLSIIDLAGGAQPMLTEDESLAVVFNGEIYNFAEVRAELEAKGHVFRTHSDTEVILHGYRQWGEDCVQHFNGMFAFALFDARAQSLWLARDRLGVKPLHYALLSDGSLIFGSELKSLLAHPLLRRAPDLSAVEDYMAYGYVPDDACLVAGVRKLGAGETLRLVRGRPMGAPQRYWDVSFAERTKTSPQALEEELVALMRQAVRSRMVSDVPLGAFLSGGVDSSSVVALMAEASSRAVKTCTIGFDVASLDETAYADRVARRFATDHRTRIVSPDDYGLIDTLAFHFDEPFADASALPTYRVCELAREEVTVALSGDGADEAFAGYRRHRFQLQGERVRGLLPASVRQPLFGTLGRWYPKADWAPRALRAKSTFLELAGEGGEAYAASVGVTPHTLRRQLFSQDMRSRLGAYRAEDRYVKAMADAPARDALDRAQYADLRIWLPADILTKTDRMSMAVSLEAREPLLDYRLVEFAARLPVAQRIRGNSGKYLMKKAMEPFLPQDILYRQKMGFVTPISAWFRGALAGEATAIAGGSALARTEWFDARMLGKVAADHRAGVSDHGRLLWQLLMLDKALTRLFAA
- a CDS encoding sugar transferase; its protein translation is MTDRKRTTVSKEMVRLRLYVLCLAGDMAGLFCAFLAANWFVLGALWGEPGKPHGLVMFAMIAPLYALLGIKGGAYGIATIERVRRGISRALWALVQAALLMLLIVYLGKIAEQLSRLTFVTGLVLGGGALAAVRLAVARIAVRTLGEVPHLTAVILDGVSIDAGPHVDMIEAQAAGLHPERHDADMAARLAAAAGTAERVIVACPLERMDDWSAALKSLSARGEIVVPELLRFAPARVDQFGGQPTIIVAGGPLMFRDRLIKRLFDLLLASIATVLLSPILIAAALAIKLTSPGPILFRQPRIGKDARPFSIYKFRSMRAEMSDHKAATLTKRDDDRVTPVGAFLRRSSIDELPQLFNVLLGDMSIVGPRPHAAAAKAGDSLYWEVDARYWARHCIKPGMTGLAQVRGHRGATDHHQDLIDRLQSDLEYVSDWSIWRDLRIIVATLGVLFHHKAY
- a CDS encoding amidohydrolase, with amino-acid sequence MKARLFTALAALALPFPALASGVIDNVNGIALDSGGRIVRFGALVIDDDGKVEKLVQGRYQEPEYKPKKPKRGQPWPERPKGPAFKLDAGGRTLIPGLIDGHGHVMGYGLSLVTLDLSDTKSLTEAQAKIRTYVQANPGLKWVIGTGWNQEKWGLGRFPTAAELDAAENATPVWLERVDGHAGWANSAAIRASGVTASTKSPTGGRIEMAAGQPAGVFVDKAMDLIQRIVPPPAPKDRDIALEKAQRALLAVGITSIADMGTSIEDWQAFRRSADRGALRVRIMSYAMGLDNMVMIAGPEPTPWLYDDHLRMGGIKLLLDGALGSRGAWLRADYADAPGQRGLPMISDTQLRNIMSRAAMDNFQVAVHAIGDAANREVLNAVEELNDTYKGDRRWRIEHAQIIDPADLPRFKPLGVVASMQPVHEASDWRMATARLGEARLKGAYAWKTMLDNGVPLAFGSDVPVESPNPFAGIAVAMSREDSQGQPVGGWMPDQRIGFEAALDGFTRQAAYAGFAEKRFGSLQPGQRADFVLIDRDISAASAADIRQTQVLETWIGGKRVYVKGQ
- a CDS encoding NAD(P)-dependent oxidoreductase: MANIAFIGLGVMGGPMAGHLAQAGHRLTVYNRSIGKAKVWAEAYGGEVAISPAKAAEGADIVISCVGNDDDLSQITLGREGAFRSMREGSLFIDHTTVSARIARQLFVEGESRGVHTVDAPVSGGQAGAENGRLSIMCGGSDAAVAAARIVMQAYAARIVHVGGAGAGQTTKMVNQICIGGVLQGLSEALRFAQAADLDLDRVFEAISGGAAQSWQMENRWKTMAQDSFDFGFAIDWMRKDLGLALEEARANGATLPVTAMVDQFYADVQAMGGNRQDTSSLVRRITRV
- a CDS encoding threonine ammonia-lyase, yielding MNTLARIESALPLPITVDDILAARTRIAGAIVKTPTLISQTLSDMLGCKVYLKFENLQFTAAYKERGALNRLLQLDEASKTKGVIAASAGNHAQGLAYHGKRLGVPVTIVMPTTTPIVKVTQTRGHGATVVQYGEKFDDAYAYARKLEVEQGLTFIHPFDEPDIMAGQGTVALEMLEDAPEIDTLVIPIGGGGLFSGMATAARAMKPDIQVMGVQAELYPSMYNYIKGDELACDGDTLAEGIAVKQPGEITRRVVERLADDVLLVTERTLEEAVSLLLQIEKTVVEGAGAAGLAALLTHRDRFVGRHVGLVLTGGNIDTRLLANVLLRDLARSGRLARLRIILQDRPGALFHVARIFDQEAVNILELSHQRIFTNLPAKGLSLDVECETRDGSHLQRLIAALKEAGYEVAPIEVA